Proteins co-encoded in one Medicago truncatula cultivar Jemalong A17 chromosome 8, MtrunA17r5.0-ANR, whole genome shotgun sequence genomic window:
- the LOC25501332 gene encoding dual-specificity RNA methyltransferase RlmN: MMNWMSMATSALANSSSTTFLLHKTIIPFSLTKTSPFLISFTTPSRRFLSASSLPSLSPDIDFNFSHYGDGNSVAVSRRGSKVLLKGMTYSELEKWVQSHGYRPGQAMMLWKRMYGNNIWAHHTDELEGLKKDFKQMLSEHADFKALAVKEIHAASDGTRKILFTLDDGLVIETVVIPCDTGRTTVCVSSQVGCAMNCQFCYTGRMGLKRHLTAAEIVEQAVFARRLFTSEIGSITNVVFMGMGEPLHNIDNVIKAADIMVHDQGLHFSPRKVTVSTSGLVPQLRRFLHESNCTLAVSLNATTDEVRNWIMPINRKYKLDLLLETLREELSFKHKYKVLFEYVMLEGINDSNEDAKRLIELVKGIPCKINLISFNPHSGSFFRPTKEERMIEFRNMLAEAGCVVLLRPSRGDDQMAACGQLGKPGTLQAPMLRVPQQFQTAVGSSTHSL; the protein is encoded by the exons ATGATGAATTGGATGAGTATGGCGACGAGCGCATTAGCAAACTCCTCCTCCACAACATTTCTTCTTCACAAAACCATTATCCCcttttctctcactaaaaccTCGCCGTTTCTTATTTCTTTTACCACCCCCTCTCGTCGCTTCCTTTCTGCTTCATCTCTTCCTTCTCTCTCCCCTGACATCGACTTCAACTTCTCTCATTATG GAGATGGAAATAGTGTTGCAGTTTCCAGGAGAGGTTCAAAAGTGCTTCTTAAAGGGATGACTTACTCTGAACTTGAa AAATGGGTTCAATCACATGGAtacaggccaggccaggccatgATGTTATGGAAACGTATGTATGGAAACAACATTTGGGCGCATCATACTGACGAATTGGAAG GTTTGAAGAAAGATTTCAAGCAGATGTTGAGTGAACATGCAGATTTCAAGGCACTTGCTGTGAAAGAAATTCATGCAGCGTCTGATGGAACTAGGAAG ATTTTATTCACATTGGATGATGGGCTGGTCATAGAAACAGTTGTCATACCTTGTGATACAGGCAGGACTACCGTGTGTGTTTCCAGTCAAGTTGGATGTGCCATGAATTGTCAATTTTGCTATACAGGAAG AATGGGTCTCAAGAGACATCTTACTGCCGCAGAAATAGTCGAGCAGGCTGTTTTTGCAAGACGGCTATTCACAAGTGAAATTGGTTCCATCACCAATGTTGTATTTATG GGCATGGGGGAACCTCTTCATAACATTGATAATGTCATTAAAGCTGCAGATATTATGGTGCATGACCAAGGGCTTCATTTCAGCCCCCGCAAGGTCACTGTTTCAACCAGCGGGCTTGTTCCGCAGCTCAGACGTTTCCTTCATGAATCCAACTGTACATTAGCTGTTAGTTTGAATGCAACTACTGATGAg GTAAGAAACTGGATCATGCCTATAAATCGAAAGTATAAACTTGACTTGCTTCTTGAGACACTTCGTGAGGAGCTTTCCTTCAAACACAAATATAAGGTTCTATTTGAGTATGTGATGCTTGAAGGAATAAATGACAG CAATGAAGATGCAAAGAGGCTGATCGAGCTTGTAAAGGGCATCCCTTGCAAGATCAATCTAATATCATTCAATCCACATAGTGGATCCTTCTTCAGACCAACCAAAGAGGAAAGGATGATTGAATTCCGGAATATGCTAGCTGAGGCAGGATGTGTAGTCCTTTTACGACCGAGTAGAGGCGACGATCAGATGGCTGCATGTGGTCAGTTAGGCAAGCCCGGCACCCTTCAAGCTCCAATGCTACGTGTACCTCAGCAATTCCAAACGGCGGTTGGAAGTTCAACCCATTCTTTATAA